AGCCGGGTCTTGGGATCGACGATGAGAAAGCCGCTCACATCGGTATGCAAATCAAGCTTCATCTGCGCCGCTTTCTGCACGTCAAAGGTTGCGGGCAGCGTGCGCGTCACGCCGGACAAAAGCCAGCCATTCGGCGCGGACGTAAACTCCTGCGCCCGGATAATCTCCCGGATACTTCCGGCGTCATCATCCTCCAGAACATGAACCGTCAGCTCTGCCCCCCGCCCCGCAGCCGGAGTCACCGACCCCATATGCACGATGCGATTGCCTTCGCGAAACCAGAGGTCGGACAGCTGCCGTTTTTCAATCTGCCGATCGCGCACCTCCTCGTTCCAGATCCGCTCCGCCGCCCTGTGCCCGCTGACGCCCAGCGCCTCGGAAAAAAAGAGCTGCGCCACGCAAAGGGCGAGGGCGTACCAGATCACGGATTTGGCCACCGCGCCCGGAGACACGGAGCATGCTTCCAGGGCCAGCAGTTCGCGACTGCGCAGCATGAGCCCCATCTGCACCATGAGCGCGATCAGAAAGACCGCCGGAAAAATCTGGGCCAAAATGAAAGGCGTGCGATAGAGAAAATAGGCGCCCACGGACGACAACCCGACTCCCGCTTCCAGAAAATTATCCAGCCGGTCGAAAAGATCGATAAAGACATAGATACCAAGGCCGATTCCGCAGACCAAAAGCAAAAGAAAAAGATTTTGCCGCAGAATATAACGTGTCAGCAGATTCATGCGTCGGCCCCCTTCATGCCCACGGTTCGCAGCATCCAGGACCGGAGCACCTGAAAATTGACCTCCTTTTCCGCCGCGACCAGCCACATGCCGATTCCCGCAGCCAGCATGAAAACGACATTGGGCAGCCACAGGGCCAGAGCCGGAGCAATGATGCCGCCTTCCGCAAGAGCCATGCCCCCGGAAAGAAACACATAATAAAGAAAAAAGGTGCCCAGGCAGGCGATCAAGCCGAACTGACGCTTCATACCCTGAAAGAAAAAGGCCAGCGGCAGGGCGAAAAATCCAAGCACGATACAGGCCGCAGGCAGGGAAAAGCGCTTGTGCAGTTCGATGTCCACCCGGCGCTGAAAATTGACGCTCCTGTCCTCGAATCCATCGCCTTTGAGAGTCCGCAGGTCATCCCAGGACATCTCCTTGGGGGCCTTGTCCTTCAGTTCAAACCCACCCAGAAGCCGGGTCATGTCCAAGGACAGAATGTAACTCTCAAAGCTTATGACACTGAGCTCGCCGCCCTCTTCGCGGTAGACGTGTCCGTCCTCCAGGCGCACAAAAACCTGGCCACGCTCCGAGTCGGACTCGATCCGGCCAAGTGGAGCGACGATGGTAGCCCGAGTCTTGGACCGTGAACTGTCGAGCACAAAGACGTCCAACAACGCACCGCTGCCCGGGTCCGACTGGCGGGCATACACGGTCAGGCCCGGAAAGGAGGTGTTGAAAACTCCGGGCTGCACGTTGACGGAAGTCTTGTTGCGGGCCAACTCCACGACCGTATTACGAAAATTGTCCATGCCCCAGGATATGCCGGAGAGGGAAATCCATACCGTCAACGCGGAACACAGCAGGCTCAGGAGCAGGGGCGCAGGCAGCAGAGGCCAGAGACTGACCCCGCCGGCACGCAATGAGATGAGCTCCCGATCAGCCCCCATGCGCAGAAAAGTCAAAAAAACCCCGAGCATGCACGAAACCGGAATAAGCATGATCAGAAAAAAAGGGCTCAAATAGGTAAAGAGCTTGACCAGATCGAAAAAAGTCACGCCCTGGCCCATGAACAGGTCGCGCAGTTGCAGCAGGCGACCAAGCAGGATGAGACTGAGAAACCCTCCCAGACTGATGGAGGCAACAATCCCCATCTCCTTGAAGAGTTCTCGCTGCAGAAGAGGCACTCGAATCACCGGGACACGGCCTCCTCGCGATAGAACCTCGACAGGGCCAGCTCTTCCGGCGGCGTCAGGTCGAACTGCGTGGCCGCCTGGGCCATGAGTTTTTTCAAATCGGGATCTTTGTGGCGACGCTCTTCGATCCAGGCAATGGCATTGCGCAGGTTCTTGTCACCGGGCATGATGGTTGTCATCGGCTTCTCCTTCAAGGTTGTCCGTACCGACACGCCCATACAGGAAAGCCCCACAAGGCACAATCAGATCAATCCCTGTCCGGCACCCCGTAACGCGCACTCTCGACGCGGACTGCATCCTCCCCTCGCCAGCAAAATTTGAGCGCGCCGTGCTCAGCTGTGGTCAAAACCGTAAGGCCCGCCCTCTCGCAGACACCTACCACGGAAGGATGAGGAAAACCGAAACGGTTGCCCGGCCCACAGGCAGCCACGGCCCATATCGCCCCCACCATGTTGTAAAAACGCGGCAGCAGGCTCGACTTGGAGCCGTGATGCGGAAGTACCAGCACCTCGGCTGCCAGCGTGGCATTCCCATTCATGACCTGCACCAGAGCCCGTTTTTCCAGATCGCCGGGCAACAGGGCCAGACCGCGTCCTCGCCACACCAGGCGCAGCGCCAGGGATGTATCGTTGCCAGAGATGCCCTTCTCGCTCGCGGCGGGATGAAGCACCTCAAGCCGCAGGCCAGGCTCAATGACAACCGTGTCTCCGGCGCGCAGCAATCGCACCGGCCATGGATTTTGCTCCAGCCTGGCGACCAACCGCACTGAATCATTCGAGCTGTCCACTAGCCCGCTCCAGCCGAACCAGCCCACATCAAACACATCCAGAATGTAGAAAAGCCCCCGCAAGTGATCGGCATGCACATGGGACAAAAGCACTCCATCCACCCTTGGCGGGTGCATCCAGGTCAAGGCCGGTCCAACCACGGCGCGCCCCGGGTCATAGTCTGCGCTCCAGCCTCCCCCGCCATCCACAAGCACCGTCCGCCCGGTTCTGCCGCGTACGTAGACCGCCTGGCTCATGCCCGTGTCCAGCACCGTCATTTCGACCTCGTCTCGCCACGGCCGGCCCTCCTGCCACATGGACGGAGCTGCCAGCAGGACCAACCCCACCCCTAGAAAAAAGAGCTCCCTGGCCCGGAGGCGTTCAGCGGTCAGGAGCACGCTTCCCGCCACCAGCACAACTGCGTACCCGGCCACCTGCACCCCCGAAGGACGCAGCACGGGCGTGGAAGCAAGGCTCCCCACGCCATCAAGCAGCACCAGGAATTGGTCCAAGGCGTCCACGCCCCAGGCGGCCGCGAAAAAACACCCCTCGGCCAAAAACGGACAGCAGAGCGACACCGCAAGCCCCAGAAAAGACAGAGGCAGCACGGTCAGACTGAGCACCGGCAGCCACAGGAGATTGAGCCACAGATGCGCGGTCACCTCGGAAAAATAGAGAATCTGGATCGGCAGAATGAATAGGTTGGCGCAGCATGTCACCGCCAGAAGCGTTAGCAGCCCGTGGATGGGCCGCCAGAGCGCGCCCCGTTCACGCAAGGGGGCAAGCAGGGCCGTGGCCGCAGGCATGAAAAGAACAAGGCCGCCGACAGCCAGCACGGAAAGCTGCAAGCTCAGATCGTGGACCGAGGCCGGGTCGGAAACGACCAGCACGGCCATGGCGGCAAAAAGAGAATCCTGCGGATGCGACCGTGATCCGATGAAGAGGTGAGCGGCCACGGCGGCAAGCATGAGAAAGGCGCGCAGTAGCGACGGGGAAAAATCGCCGAGCCAAAGATAGGTGATAACCGGCGGCAAAGCCAGGAGAACGGCCAATTTCCGACGAGGCAGGACCAGAAGCAGCCGGGGGTAAAGACGACTCGACACCCTGGCCAGACCCAAACCGAAGCTTGCGACCAGCGCCAGATGCAGCCCCGACAGGGCCAGACTGTGGGACAGCCCGGCCCGACGGATGCGATCCATGAAACCGGGCTCAAGCAGGAATCTGTCCCCGAAAAGAAGCGCCCTGACTGCCGCGCCGCCCGGCGTAGCCGGAACCAGCGTCCCCGTAAGCTCCAGGAGTCCGGCACGAAGACAGGGCTTACCTTCGCCCCAGATCACGGGAACATCGCCACGAGAATACGCCCGGTGCCGAATGTCTTTTCGGTTCCAGTATTCCTCGGTGGAGGAAAGGCCGAAATTGGCCCGTGAGCGCAGTACGCGAATGCGCAGTTCCGCCTCGAACTTCCGGCCGATCTCCGGCACGAAAGGAGGGTCGGACCAGGTCCAGAGCAATCGGCCCGGCAAGGTCGCGTTTGTGTCCAGCGCGACCACATCGCGGACAAAAACACCGATCCTGCGCCCCGGGTAAGTGCGCACCTCATCCACGACGGCCCGTATTCGAGTCTGCGCGTTCCAGCCGGGCGTCCTGTCCTCCTCCCCCGCGGGCATGCCCGCGACCAGCCCCAGCCCGAAACACAGCGCCATGAGCGCGAGGGTCCGGCCGCGACGAACCAATGCCAGCGCGGTCACTGCGCAGAGGATAACGACGGAAAGAGCATGGGCCCAGGCAAGAAGACCGCCGAGGTAACCCAGTACGCCCAGTTGCCAGGGAAGAGGGGTGATGGGGCCTTTGATGCGCGTTTGGTGTACCTCCTGCGCCGGCAACGTAACAAAGCGCATCCCTTGTGTCGTACGCAGAAGTCTGTATTCTCAGCGACAAAGGACCAAGAAGGGCGTTGCCTCCCGGCCACATCTCGGGCTATGCATGCCTTTAAGGTCGCCATGATTTGGCCAGTGCCTGTGCAAAGATTTCAAGGAGCCGAAATGGAAGAATTTTCAGTACTGTTAGTGGATGACGAGGAAGACTTCCTGCGCACCATCATCAAAAGACTGGCCAAGCGCGGCCTGAAGGCCCAGGGCGCGTCGCGAGGCGAGCAGGCGCTGGCCATGCTGGCGGAGGAACCTCGCGACGTGGTTGTCCTTGACGTGAAAATGCCGGGCATGGACGGGCTGGAAGTTTTGAAGAGGATCAAGACCAATTGGCCGAATACCGAGGTCATCATGCTCACCGGCCACGCCAGCATCGACGCGGCCATGGAGGGGATGAACTGCGGCGCCTTCGACTACCTGATGAAACCTGCGGATCTGGAAGACCTGCTCTACAAGCTTGAAGACGCGTACCGCAAGAAATGCGTCAACAAAAGCCGTCAGACCCCCTCCCCCATGAATGGCGAACCGGCGTAAGCCCGGCTCGTTTACAACAGGACGTGACGTGGCGCATTCCCGCTTCTTCTTCGATTCCAACGACTATACGCTGCTGCGCATCGTCAACGATGTTCTAGACCGCACTGCGCAAAGCACCAATATCCATTCCTTGCTTGATTCGTGCATGCATCCGCACGGCATCAAGGAATTGGCCGCGCCCCGGGTACTGCGCATCGCCTATGCCATCGCCAGTCTTCTGGGATCTCTGGAAGTGGGCATGTCCTCCGACCGGCTCAACGCCCTGCGCGCGCTCAAAGACGAAGTGCTGCTCGCGGGCAACGCCTACCTGCAGAAAAACACATCGCGGGTCCTCTTGCAGATCATGAAGGAACTCATTCGTCACCGGGAGGATGAAGCCACTCAGCTGCGCCTTGCGCACGACTTCCGCATGGCCTCTTCCGGCAAGCCCCGCGTGGTCCGGGCGGAACTGGACAAATACCATCTCTTGGAAATGCCGGAAGCGTGGAACCAGCTCGCCTTCGACCATCATGTCCACGACGCCAACACCAAGGGACGCAAATCCCCGACCCATCTGGTCATGGATGCCTGGATCAAGGGAATTCGCTTTCTGACCGTGGTCTACTACAATTATGTAGACGCCGAAGTAGCCGAGGAACTTCTGGAAGCGGGCTGCATACTGGGTATGCACATCCGCATCGGCATCGATGTCTCTTCGCGTTTTCGAGGCAAATATGTCCGCGTGATCTGGGAACCCCAGAGCTACACCGACCCCAAATCCTTCCGAGCCTTTCTCGAAGAACAGCCAGTTAAAGCCTTCATGAAAGAAGGGCGGTTGGTTTCCGCCTATCAGCAGAAATACGTCTTCGAAGCTCTGCAGGCATATAACCACACCCACCTGGCACGGATGGCCGAGGAGTATGGACTTGAACTCGACGCGCTCGACGAGAAAGCCTTCGCCACCTTTGTGGGCACAGGCCAGCCGTCCCTCTTGCACCTGGCCAAATACATCCAAAGCGGAATGCAGCCCAAGCTCAAGCAGATCGCGCAGGCCATGGCCAAAGAGTATAAAACCGCCACGCCAAACCGGCGCAAGGAGTTGCAGGAGCGTTTGAAAGCCCTGAACGCCATTGATTCGGAACTGATTATCAACTGCTATCTGCAGCCATGCCGCAACCCGGAATTGCACGACCCGACCATTCCCCAGGACACTCCCGAAGTCCCGCCCCTGCTGCGCCTTAAAACCGGGGAGCTGCTGCCAAGGCTGGCCAAATTTCATTCCACGTCCCATTTCACGCTGAACCTCAGCAACCTCTCCACCGCCGATGCCCTGGAAATTCTGTACGATTGCCAAGGACATATCAGCAACATCGAGCTCTATAACTTAAAAGACGCGGTCAGGGGCAAATGGTCCATGCCCGTGTCGTCGCAATTGGTTTGTCCGGGCGACGCCGTGGACGCCATCAGCCCGGAGCGAACCTGTGCCCAGATCGCGGAACTGCAAAAAGCCCTGAACGAAGACAACGTCATCGCCTTGAAGCGCGCCATCCGCGCCGTGATCTGGTCCTTCGAAGAAGACCGCCTGGCTCTGGAAAATACCTTGACCCATTTGCGAAACAAGAATGCGCTCTCGCATGCGACCGAGCTTGAACGCGAACTTTTGCTCATGGAGGCGCGCAAGAACAAGCTCCTCGACATTCTTTTCAACATCGAAACGTTTCACAAATACTACAAAAAACGGCCCCTGGGCTCCCGCATCGGAAGTGGATCCACGGGCCAATCGCGGCACCAGTACGGGATGGGCGTGGTGGTGCTTGAAACTCTCCCCAAACGGGCTCAAAAAATCGCGCTCGACCAGTCCCGGGGAGAGCGTAAACAGCTCCCGGTCACAGCCAGGATGACGGTCCATTTCCGCACCCGTTGTCATGCACATGGAGAAGATTCATTTCTATTGAGGCTGGCCCGGAGGATTCCGGGAATGGAGCTGGCCGGATGCGGCCGGGAACAGGAATGGTTTCTGGACAGTATCGACATCCATCCCAAACGCCGGGGCAATATCGTCACCCTGGGCGGCGTGCAGCTTGAGCATGACAACGGACTGCGCATCACCAAAAAAAATGGCGCGGCCGGCGAGAGCCATCTGTCTCTCAAGTATCTGAACACGGGGCTGAAAAACGCCCTCAAGATCCTGATCGGATTCATCCCGGCCTTCTTGACCTTTGCCCTGACCAAGGACTGGTGGGTGCTGGCCTATTTCGGGGGGCTGATCTGGTTCGCCATCACCGGAGTGCGCAACATCCTGCAGGCAGTGCTGGGCGGGGGCGGTTTGACGCGCTCACCTCTCCTGCAATGGAACTCCCTGATCAGTTGGAGCCGCGTAGCCGACGATCTGCTGTACACAGGCTTCTCCGTTCCCCTGCTGGACCTCCTGGTCAAGACCATGATCCTGGATCATGGCTTCGGCATCACCACGGACACGGACCCGGTCCTGCTTTTCGCATCCATGGCTCTGGCCAACGGCATCTACATCTCCAGCCACAATGCCTTCCGCGGCCTGCCGCGTCCCGTGGTCCTGGCCAACTTCTTCCGCAGCATCCTATCCATTCCCCTGGCCATCCTCTTCAACAGTGGCCTGGCGAACGGCATGCACATAGCCGGGATGACAGGGGTGGAGCAGGCCCTGCAGAAATGGGCCGCCATCACCTCGAAATTCGCTTCGGACTGCGTGGCGGCGATCATCGAGGGGCTCGGCGACCGTCACAACAACGTACGGGTGCGCCTGGCCGACTACCGCGCCAAGCTCATCGCCATGTTTGACGCCTTTGCCCGCCTGGACGTCCTTTTCCCGGAAGAGGACGTGCTGGATATGCTCCAGTCGCCGAAAATGTTCATAGAAACGATTTCCTACGAAGCGCGCGACCTGGAAAAGGTGCTCATCGTCAACGCCCTTGATCTGATGTATTTCTGGCTCTACCAGCCTCGGGCCTCCAAGGCCCTGGAGTTCATATCCCAGGACATGACCAAGGAGGAGTGGCTCATCTTTCTGCGCTCCCAGTACGTGCTCAAACGCTACCGCGAGATCAGCCAGATGTTCGTGGACGGTTTGGTGGGCAAGAACTTTTCACGGGCCCTGGCCTTCTATCTGGACAGGTCGGATGAATACCTGCTGGATATGGAAAAGATGGGACACAGCCGCTGGCTGCGCTGAAGCGATCGGGGTTCCGGGCTGACCAGACAAGCCGTGATCATGACCCGCAAGCCGTGGTTTCCCGCCTTTGCGGGAATGACAGAAAGCAGTGCACTGTCTCAGCGTCATTCCCGCGAAGGTGTGCCCGACAGGGTCGGCGGAAATCCTTCAGTGACTACCCATTGGGAACAATTCCCATTTCTTTTAGCTCCATTTCCTGTCGATCATCAGGTGCGAGAAATACCCCACCACGGCCGCCCCGTAAAAGGGGGCCATGGCCTTTGGCGTTGCGCCGTAAAGCCAGATCGGGAGCAGCACAAGGGGCAGGGGTACGGCCAGCATGGCCCACCAGGTGTGGGTCCAGCCACGATGCGAACCGATGGCCGGAAACATGGCCGCCAAACCCAGAACCGCCGCCCACTTGTAATAGCCCTGCAGAATGAGGGCGAAATCGAGCACGGCCAGGGTCAGATAAAAAATATGCTGACCCTTGGAGTCCGTGTCAACGTCCGGAAAA
This DNA window, taken from Desulfomicrobium sp. ZS1, encodes the following:
- a CDS encoding response regulator, which gives rise to MEEFSVLLVDDEEDFLRTIIKRLAKRGLKAQGASRGEQALAMLAEEPRDVVVLDVKMPGMDGLEVLKRIKTNWPNTEVIMLTGHASIDAAMEGMNCGAFDYLMKPADLEDLLYKLEDAYRKKCVNKSRQTPSPMNGEPA
- a CDS encoding DNA internalization-related competence protein ComEC/Rec2, coding for MRFVTLPAQEVHQTRIKGPITPLPWQLGVLGYLGGLLAWAHALSVVILCAVTALALVRRGRTLALMALCFGLGLVAGMPAGEEDRTPGWNAQTRIRAVVDEVRTYPGRRIGVFVRDVVALDTNATLPGRLLWTWSDPPFVPEIGRKFEAELRIRVLRSRANFGLSSTEEYWNRKDIRHRAYSRGDVPVIWGEGKPCLRAGLLELTGTLVPATPGGAAVRALLFGDRFLLEPGFMDRIRRAGLSHSLALSGLHLALVASFGLGLARVSSRLYPRLLLVLPRRKLAVLLALPPVITYLWLGDFSPSLLRAFLMLAAVAAHLFIGSRSHPQDSLFAAMAVLVVSDPASVHDLSLQLSVLAVGGLVLFMPAATALLAPLRERGALWRPIHGLLTLLAVTCCANLFILPIQILYFSEVTAHLWLNLLWLPVLSLTVLPLSFLGLAVSLCCPFLAEGCFFAAAWGVDALDQFLVLLDGVGSLASTPVLRPSGVQVAGYAVVLVAGSVLLTAERLRARELFFLGVGLVLLAAPSMWQEGRPWRDEVEMTVLDTGMSQAVYVRGRTGRTVLVDGGGGWSADYDPGRAVVGPALTWMHPPRVDGVLLSHVHADHLRGLFYILDVFDVGWFGWSGLVDSSNDSVRLVARLEQNPWPVRLLRAGDTVVIEPGLRLEVLHPAASEKGISGNDTSLALRLVWRGRGLALLPGDLEKRALVQVMNGNATLAAEVLVLPHHGSKSSLLPRFYNMVGAIWAVAACGPGNRFGFPHPSVVGVCERAGLTVLTTAEHGALKFCWRGEDAVRVESARYGVPDRD
- a CDS encoding metal-dependent hydrolase — its product is MPGYKGHLLGGVLTGGAVLGGLFWSGTYVPELPQLAVLAALVLLGSLFPDVDTDSKGQHIFYLTLAVLDFALILQGYYKWAAVLGLAAMFPAIGSHRGWTHTWWAMLAVPLPLVLLPIWLYGATPKAMAPFYGAAVVGYFSHLMIDRKWS
- the lptF gene encoding LPS export ABC transporter permease LptF, coding for MPLLQRELFKEMGIVASISLGGFLSLILLGRLLQLRDLFMGQGVTFFDLVKLFTYLSPFFLIMLIPVSCMLGVFLTFLRMGADRELISLRAGGVSLWPLLPAPLLLSLLCSALTVWISLSGISWGMDNFRNTVVELARNKTSVNVQPGVFNTSFPGLTVYARQSDPGSGALLDVFVLDSSRSKTRATIVAPLGRIESDSERGQVFVRLEDGHVYREEGGELSVISFESYILSLDMTRLLGGFELKDKAPKEMSWDDLRTLKGDGFEDRSVNFQRRVDIELHKRFSLPAACIVLGFFALPLAFFFQGMKRQFGLIACLGTFFLYYVFLSGGMALAEGGIIAPALALWLPNVVFMLAAGIGMWLVAAEKEVNFQVLRSWMLRTVGMKGADA
- a CDS encoding LptF/LptG family permease, with the translated sequence MNLLTRYILRQNLFLLLLVCGIGLGIYVFIDLFDRLDNFLEAGVGLSSVGAYFLYRTPFILAQIFPAVFLIALMVQMGLMLRSRELLALEACSVSPGAVAKSVIWYALALCVAQLFFSEALGVSGHRAAERIWNEEVRDRQIEKRQLSDLWFREGNRIVHMGSVTPAAGRGAELTVHVLEDDDAGSIREIIRAQEFTSAPNGWLLSGVTRTLPATFDVQKAAQMKLDLHTDVSGFLIVDPKTRLESLPLLQLGAEIKRLRDSGSNIERLQTAWHMKLAYAGSVLVMALIALAVVSFFGSLFVIIPLGLVATFCYYGLFVLCASAGEKGLVPPVLAAWAANAFFTAVAGGWLLRGRSFHLG